A genomic window from bacterium includes:
- the rfaE1 gene encoding D-glycero-beta-D-manno-heptose-7-phosphate kinase has protein sequence MNRLEPEWLDVLLERARQIRVLVVGDLMLDVYLRGSASRISPEAPVPVVRVRERWSTLGGAANVARNVVELGAACELVGCVGADEAGTQLLAEVERAGIGARGITVVADRPTTVKTRLVARNQQIARFDSEVEDDLEGGSADALIAAIDELAAGADVIVLEDYDKGVLTRAVSAAALEAARRRGVPVVVDPKERHFFDYAGATVFKPNLVELTTALRAPVHADDPRWMEETRRRLGCRNLLVTLGEDGLALATEAGEFVRVPTVARSVYDVSGAGDTVTAVVAVALAAGATLPEAAVLANHAAGIQVGKAGVSAVSADELRATVRAYQKV, from the coding sequence GTGAACCGTCTCGAACCCGAGTGGCTCGACGTTCTGCTCGAACGCGCACGCCAGATCCGCGTCCTCGTCGTCGGTGACCTGATGCTGGACGTCTACCTGCGCGGGTCGGCCTCCCGCATCTCGCCGGAGGCGCCCGTGCCGGTCGTGCGCGTGCGCGAGCGCTGGAGCACGCTGGGCGGCGCGGCCAACGTCGCCCGCAACGTGGTCGAGCTCGGCGCCGCCTGCGAGCTGGTCGGGTGCGTCGGCGCGGACGAGGCCGGCACCCAGCTCCTCGCCGAGGTCGAACGGGCGGGCATCGGGGCGCGCGGCATCACCGTCGTCGCTGACCGGCCGACCACGGTCAAGACCCGGCTGGTCGCCCGGAACCAGCAGATCGCCCGCTTCGACAGCGAGGTGGAGGACGATCTGGAAGGCGGCTCCGCTGACGCCCTCATCGCCGCGATCGACGAGCTCGCGGCCGGCGCCGACGTGATCGTCCTCGAGGACTACGACAAGGGTGTCCTGACGCGGGCGGTCAGCGCCGCGGCACTCGAGGCCGCCCGCCGACGGGGAGTGCCCGTCGTCGTCGACCCGAAGGAGCGTCACTTCTTCGACTACGCCGGCGCCACCGTCTTCAAGCCCAACCTGGTGGAGCTCACCACCGCGCTCCGCGCACCGGTGCATGCCGACGACCCGCGCTGGATGGAGGAGACCCGCCGCCGCCTCGGCTGCCGGAACCTCCTCGTGACGCTGGGCGAGGACGGCCTGGCGCTCGCCACCGAGGCCGGCGAGTTCGTCCGGGTGCCCACCGTGGCCCGGTCGGTGTACGACGTCTCGGGCGCCGGCGACACGGTCACGGCCGTGGTCGCCGTGGCGCTCGCCGCCGGCGCCACGCTTCCCGAGGCCGCCGTCCTTGCCAACCACGCGGCCGGCATCCAGGTCGGCAAGGCGGGCGTCTCCGCGGTGTCCGCGGACGAGTTGCGCGCCACGGTCCGCGCATACCAGAAGGTGTGA
- a CDS encoding glutamate racemase, whose product MSGRADQPIGVFDSGVGGLTVVRELRRRLPAEAILYFGDTARVPYGSKSPATVCRYAFEATAFLLARGAKMIIIACNTATAHAVDMLRERLSVPVLGVIEPGARAAVRQTRTGRIGVLGTAGTIASRAYERELRRLMPTAEVMGQPCPLFVPLVEEGWVDHPATRLIAREYLEPVRRFGADVVILGCTHYPLLRHVIAMHLGDDVALVDAAAETVADAERTLAAAGLLRQPSPAPGHQPEHHFYVSDSPERFLEVARTFIGDLAGDLQTVDVEDRYRAA is encoded by the coding sequence GTGAGCGGGCGGGCCGATCAACCCATCGGTGTGTTCGACTCCGGCGTCGGCGGGCTCACCGTCGTGCGCGAGCTCAGGCGGCGTCTGCCCGCCGAGGCGATCCTCTACTTCGGCGACACGGCGCGGGTGCCTTACGGATCGAAATCGCCCGCCACCGTCTGCCGCTACGCGTTCGAGGCGACGGCGTTCCTCCTGGCGCGCGGCGCCAAGATGATCATCATCGCGTGCAACACCGCCACGGCCCACGCGGTGGACATGCTCCGGGAGCGTCTCAGCGTCCCGGTGCTCGGCGTGATCGAGCCCGGCGCCCGCGCCGCGGTCCGCCAGACCCGCACCGGTCGGATCGGCGTGCTCGGCACCGCCGGCACGATCGCGTCACGGGCGTACGAACGCGAGTTGCGCCGGCTCATGCCCACGGCGGAGGTCATGGGTCAGCCGTGCCCGCTGTTCGTCCCGCTCGTCGAGGAGGGCTGGGTGGACCACCCCGCGACCCGGCTGATCGCCCGGGAATACCTCGAACCCGTCCGCCGCTTCGGCGCCGATGTCGTGATCCTCGGCTGCACCCACTACCCACTGCTGCGCCACGTGATCGCCATGCACCTGGGGGACGACGTCGCGCTGGTGGACGCCGCGGCGGAGACCGTCGCCGACGCAGAGCGAACCCTCGCCGCCGCCGGGTTGCTCCGCCAGCCGAGCCCGGCGCCCGGCCACCAGCCGGAGCACCACTTCTACGTGAGCGATTCCCCCGAGCGCTTCCTCGAGGTGGCGCGCACCTTCATCGGCGATCTGGCGGGCGACCTCCAGACCGTGGACGTCGAGGACCGTTACCGCGCGGCCTGA
- a CDS encoding UDP-2,3-diacylglucosamine hydrolase, with amino-acid sequence MPGVHFIASDIHLGAVPDRTERAFVAFLRHVGEHGAALLLNGDLFDFWFEYGTVIPGRHFRVLAALADLVDAGIPVTLVGGNHDAWGGRFLREEVGVVFHDGLLRTELAGKPALVAHGDGLGRGDLGYRVLKRVLRSRAAILAFRALHPELGVRLARAVSRTEGREQGEAARGRARFLEAWAAAQFEADPSLAWVVCGHAHMPAVRELAPGRFYLNAGDWIHHGTYVTVDAAGTATLHRWPLQAAR; translated from the coding sequence ATGCCTGGAGTGCATTTCATTGCATCCGACATCCACCTGGGCGCCGTGCCCGACCGGACGGAGCGTGCGTTCGTGGCGTTCCTCCGGCACGTCGGGGAGCACGGGGCGGCCCTGCTCCTGAACGGCGACCTGTTCGACTTCTGGTTCGAGTACGGGACCGTCATCCCGGGCCGACATTTCCGCGTGCTGGCTGCGCTGGCGGACCTGGTCGATGCCGGCATCCCGGTCACGCTGGTGGGAGGCAACCACGATGCATGGGGCGGCCGGTTCCTGCGGGAAGAGGTGGGCGTCGTGTTCCACGACGGCCTGCTCCGGACGGAGCTCGCCGGCAAGCCGGCACTGGTGGCCCACGGCGACGGCCTGGGGCGCGGCGACCTGGGGTACCGCGTTCTGAAACGGGTCCTGCGCAGCCGCGCCGCCATCCTCGCCTTCCGTGCGCTGCACCCGGAGCTGGGCGTGCGGCTCGCGCGAGCGGTGTCGCGGACGGAGGGGCGTGAACAGGGGGAAGCCGCACGAGGGCGGGCGCGCTTCCTCGAGGCGTGGGCGGCGGCGCAGTTCGAGGCCGATCCGTCACTGGCCTGGGTCGTGTGCGGGCACGCGCACATGCCCGCCGTGCGCGAGCTCGCGCCGGGGCGCTTCTACTTGAACGCCGGGGACTGGATCCACCACGGGACGTACGTCACGGTCGACGCGGCAGGCACGGCGACCCTGCACCGCTGGCCGCTTCAGGCCGCGCGGTAA